In Verrucomicrobiia bacterium, a single genomic region encodes these proteins:
- a CDS encoding DUF58 domain-containing protein, translating to MASTPPDDLLDPQALAHAELLGLHARQVVEGYLAGEHRSPYFGFATEFAQHREYSQGDDPRHLDWKVLGRTDRYYVKQYEQETNFVAQVLLDGSESMRYGSGAVTKLHYGKQLAACLAYLILLQRDAVAVGLFDAALRRYLPRSNNRANIHLIMSQLAAFDGGERTQIGPVLHEMATQTPRKGMVVLISDLFDEEAAILEGIQHLRFVGHEVIVFHVLDPAELEFPFRGNIEFVGLEGLPPQQTRAAEIRKSYRREVEAFCGRLREGCERNQSHYVLVNTGEPLRETLSGYLAFRRKTGRVRRQGY from the coding sequence ATGGCCTCGACCCCACCGGACGATCTGCTGGACCCGCAGGCGCTGGCGCATGCGGAGTTGCTGGGCTTGCATGCGCGGCAGGTGGTGGAGGGGTATCTGGCGGGGGAACACCGGTCGCCGTACTTCGGGTTTGCCACGGAGTTCGCTCAGCACCGGGAGTATTCGCAGGGGGACGATCCGCGTCATCTGGACTGGAAGGTGCTGGGCCGGACCGACCGGTATTATGTGAAGCAGTACGAGCAGGAGACGAACTTCGTGGCGCAGGTGCTGCTCGATGGGAGCGAATCGATGCGGTACGGGTCGGGGGCGGTGACGAAGCTGCATTATGGGAAGCAACTGGCGGCGTGCCTGGCGTACCTGATCTTGTTGCAGCGGGATGCGGTGGCGGTGGGGTTGTTCGATGCGGCGTTGAGGCGCTATCTGCCGCGGAGCAACAACCGGGCGAACATTCATCTGATCATGAGCCAGCTGGCGGCGTTCGACGGGGGCGAACGGACGCAGATCGGGCCGGTGCTGCACGAGATGGCGACGCAGACGCCGCGGAAGGGGATGGTGGTGTTGATCAGCGACCTGTTCGACGAGGAGGCGGCGATTCTGGAGGGGATCCAGCATCTGCGGTTTGTGGGGCACGAGGTGATCGTGTTTCACGTGCTGGACCCGGCGGAGCTGGAGTTCCCGTTTCGGGGGAACATCGAATTTGTGGGGCTGGAGGGGCTGCCACCGCAGCAGACGCGGGCGGCGGAGATACGGAAGAGCTATCGGCGGGAGGTCGAGGCGTTCTGCGGGCGTCTGCGGGAGGGTTGCGAGCGGAACCAGTCGCATTACGTGCTGGTGAACACCGGGGAACCGCTGCGTGAGACCTTGAGCGGGTACCTGGCCTTCCGGAGGAAGACCGGCCGGGTGCGACGGCAGGGGTATTGA
- a CDS encoding BatA domain-containing protein yields MTAAVAVPILIHLLNRRRFRRVSWAAMRFLRASIEKNRRRMELEDWILLALRCLMVLLLALALARPALRSAAAFLETGRAAAVLVLDRSGSMQAGDGVRTRFDLAKEAAEAALEAYPAGSTVAMVLGADRLEEPVGEPAFDLARVRQAVREATVSELGTDHAVGLLRALEVLGGQTALRKEIVLVTDRQGWGWRRWPEVEAALLEVAQDTRLRVVLVGAPVEENLSVVELSRSAGFATAGEPVRFQAEVAYRGGQPMRQVRATLHVNGGPAVDEALAEEMMPGESRRLTFFARLPSPGWHAVSVRLPADRMPADDGGTRMVRAVERVRVLVVDGDAESNGAFFLRQALQPVPREVAPEYFLQPRVVAAGQLAFTRLGDFDAVILSDVPPLASGAVDALARYVREGGALIGFAGPQAQEAFYHGELRDRTGLLPASLGGLKGNPESEEGVLHWEQGPYRHPVLTLWNEAGAGTLAGVRFLAGWEWVMPLAEAGRAGMDSEVIVRWADGTPAVVERRLGRGRAMWFGSTAGTGWNDLAVRPAFVPLLHRAVGLLAETAEAQRNGRVGMAMGVRMAPEWTGRDVVVTVPGVPERRVTRLVGAGEDGAQLVFEETVRAGVYGVAAPGDPTVLAQFAVWPDPAESDLTDWTPEQREEVEKRAQVIDWEPGQDLRALFERERVGVEIWWPLILGVLVLGCVESWLAQRFSRSK; encoded by the coding sequence ATGACCGCCGCGGTGGCGGTGCCGATCCTGATCCACCTGTTGAACCGGCGCCGTTTTCGCCGGGTGTCGTGGGCGGCGATGCGGTTTCTGCGGGCCAGCATCGAGAAGAACCGGCGCCGGATGGAGCTGGAGGACTGGATCCTGCTGGCGCTGCGGTGCCTGATGGTGCTGTTGCTGGCGCTGGCGCTGGCCCGGCCGGCGTTGCGGTCGGCGGCGGCGTTTCTGGAGACGGGCCGGGCGGCGGCGGTATTGGTGTTGGATCGTTCGGGGAGCATGCAGGCGGGGGATGGGGTCCGGACGCGCTTCGATCTGGCGAAGGAGGCGGCGGAGGCGGCCCTGGAGGCGTATCCGGCGGGATCGACGGTGGCGATGGTGCTGGGGGCGGACCGGTTGGAGGAGCCGGTGGGGGAACCGGCGTTCGATCTGGCGCGGGTCCGGCAGGCGGTACGGGAGGCGACGGTGAGCGAGTTGGGGACGGACCATGCGGTGGGACTGCTGCGGGCGCTGGAGGTATTGGGGGGGCAGACGGCCTTGCGGAAGGAGATCGTGCTGGTGACGGACCGGCAGGGCTGGGGATGGCGTCGGTGGCCTGAGGTGGAGGCGGCGCTGTTGGAGGTGGCGCAGGACACGCGGTTGCGGGTGGTCCTGGTGGGCGCGCCGGTGGAGGAGAACCTGTCGGTGGTGGAACTCAGCCGGTCGGCGGGGTTTGCGACGGCGGGTGAGCCGGTGCGGTTCCAGGCGGAAGTGGCCTACCGCGGGGGGCAACCGATGCGGCAGGTGCGGGCGACGCTTCACGTGAACGGGGGGCCCGCGGTGGACGAGGCGTTGGCGGAGGAGATGATGCCTGGAGAATCGCGGCGGCTGACCTTTTTCGCGCGGCTGCCTTCGCCGGGCTGGCATGCGGTCAGTGTGCGGCTGCCGGCGGATCGGATGCCGGCGGACGATGGGGGGACGCGGATGGTCCGTGCGGTGGAGCGGGTGCGAGTCCTGGTGGTGGACGGGGATGCGGAGTCGAACGGGGCGTTCTTTCTGAGGCAGGCGTTGCAGCCGGTTCCGCGGGAGGTGGCGCCGGAGTATTTCCTGCAGCCGCGGGTGGTGGCGGCGGGGCAACTGGCCTTCACGCGGCTGGGGGATTTCGATGCGGTGATCCTCTCGGATGTGCCGCCGCTGGCGTCCGGGGCTGTGGACGCGCTGGCGCGATATGTCCGGGAAGGCGGGGCGCTGATCGGGTTTGCCGGGCCGCAGGCGCAGGAGGCGTTTTATCACGGGGAGCTTCGTGACCGGACGGGGTTGCTGCCGGCGTCGCTGGGGGGGCTGAAGGGCAATCCCGAGTCGGAAGAGGGGGTGTTGCACTGGGAGCAGGGGCCCTACCGGCACCCGGTGTTGACCCTGTGGAACGAGGCGGGTGCGGGGACGCTGGCGGGGGTGCGATTCCTGGCGGGCTGGGAATGGGTGATGCCGTTGGCGGAGGCGGGGAGGGCGGGAATGGACTCGGAGGTGATTGTGCGCTGGGCGGACGGGACTCCGGCGGTGGTGGAGCGGCGGTTGGGCCGGGGACGGGCGATGTGGTTTGGGAGCACGGCGGGGACGGGGTGGAACGACCTGGCGGTCCGGCCGGCCTTCGTGCCGTTGTTGCACCGGGCGGTGGGGTTGCTGGCGGAGACGGCCGAGGCGCAGCGGAATGGCCGGGTGGGGATGGCGATGGGGGTGCGGATGGCACCGGAATGGACTGGGAGGGACGTGGTGGTGACGGTTCCGGGGGTGCCGGAGCGTCGGGTGACGCGGCTGGTGGGGGCGGGGGAGGACGGGGCACAACTGGTTTTCGAGGAGACGGTTCGGGCGGGGGTGTACGGGGTGGCGGCGCCCGGGGATCCGACGGTGCTGGCGCAGTTCGCGGTGTGGCCCGATCCGGCGGAATCGGATCTGACGGACTGGACGCCGGAGCAGCGTGAGGAGGTGGAGAAGCGGGCCCAGGTGATCGACTGGGAGCCGGGTCAGGATCTGCGTGCGCTGTTCGAGCGGGAGCGGGTCGGGGTGGAGATCTGGTGGCCGTTGATCCTGGGGGTGCTTGTGTTGGGGTGTGTGGAGAGTTGGCTGGCGCAGCGGTTCAGCCGTTCCAAGTGA
- a CDS encoding VWA domain-containing protein, with translation MNDLFLRWAGTGLEPGGEVVGMQFGLHPAVGWGWFALLVGVAGAVAWGSYRRRDVELTPGRRRVLTGLRALALLAIAGVLLRPGLVLSVEGLVRQGLVLLVDQSASMALQDPRTEERDRLRAAMMDGRVSARGGWEQSIPPGEERRPARVEMVRAALTNRELALVERLGRGFEVRAAGFSGALEPLAGGEPEAGTQGTPRGAVTGEGLALQLRADGRETALGTALRELLEREQGRPLGAVVMFTDGIRNAGMDPRELAERMREAGVRIYPVGVGTTAPRDLQVVELGAPEVAFARDEVPVTVRVLGRGYAGQTTPVRLLLDGERVDERDVTFDGEGEVELTMRLAPESVGDFELAVELPVRADEILGENNREARRLRVVDDRVRVLLLDQSPRWEFRYLQALLLRDRRVTLKCVLFDGDPAIARGPDTPYLDGFPSRREELFEYDLVVFGDVDPRNFTASQLEMVAEFVSRTGGGFLMVAGRRFSPWSYRDTPIERLLPVEFDRPLVDHAGTALHERPVMLGMTAAGRASRFFRVSEDEEENERRWAALPSWYWVAPVGRAKPAAEVLLIDEGRSGPGAPAPVVARQQYGVGQTMFIGTDNVWRWRRNEGEAFYTAFWGRVVQRMSIQHLVSGSRRTQLALDRAAVTPGERVGVTARMYSSAFEPLTEDSVVARIERDGEDVRLISELVLRAVPDQAGLYQADLVAPGPGRYRLRLGDEAPAAVDFTVDERRIEAGETALQEGLLRELAEMTGGGFFREEDLHRLPDVVESGADRVRSRRGVDLWSSPLYYLAILGLLAVEWVLRKWWQLK, from the coding sequence ATGAACGATTTGTTTTTGCGATGGGCGGGGACGGGGTTGGAACCCGGGGGCGAGGTGGTGGGGATGCAGTTCGGGCTGCACCCGGCGGTGGGCTGGGGCTGGTTTGCGCTGCTGGTGGGGGTGGCCGGGGCGGTGGCCTGGGGGAGCTATCGTCGGCGGGATGTGGAGCTGACGCCTGGCCGGCGCCGGGTGCTGACGGGGTTGCGGGCCCTGGCATTGCTGGCCATCGCGGGAGTGCTGCTGCGTCCGGGGCTGGTGTTGAGCGTCGAGGGGTTGGTGCGGCAGGGGCTGGTGTTGCTGGTGGATCAGAGCGCCAGCATGGCGCTGCAGGATCCGCGGACGGAGGAGCGGGACCGGTTGCGGGCGGCGATGATGGACGGGCGGGTGTCGGCCCGGGGGGGGTGGGAGCAGTCGATCCCGCCGGGGGAGGAGCGAAGGCCGGCGCGGGTGGAAATGGTACGGGCGGCGCTGACCAACCGGGAACTGGCGCTGGTCGAGCGCCTGGGGCGTGGTTTCGAGGTGCGGGCGGCGGGTTTTTCGGGAGCGCTCGAACCGCTGGCGGGCGGCGAGCCGGAGGCGGGGACTCAAGGGACGCCACGCGGAGCGGTGACCGGGGAGGGATTGGCGTTGCAGTTGCGGGCGGACGGCCGCGAGACGGCCCTGGGGACGGCCTTGCGGGAGTTGCTGGAACGGGAGCAGGGACGGCCCTTGGGCGCGGTGGTGATGTTCACGGACGGGATTCGGAATGCCGGGATGGATCCGAGGGAACTGGCGGAACGGATGCGTGAGGCGGGGGTGAGGATCTACCCGGTTGGCGTGGGGACGACGGCGCCGCGGGATTTGCAGGTGGTGGAACTGGGGGCGCCGGAGGTGGCGTTTGCACGGGACGAGGTGCCGGTGACGGTGCGGGTGCTGGGTCGGGGGTATGCGGGCCAGACGACGCCGGTGAGGCTCCTGTTGGACGGGGAGCGGGTGGACGAGCGGGACGTGACCTTCGACGGGGAGGGCGAGGTGGAATTGACGATGAGGCTGGCGCCTGAGTCGGTGGGAGATTTCGAACTGGCGGTGGAGCTTCCGGTGCGGGCCGACGAAATTCTGGGCGAGAACAACCGGGAGGCGCGGCGTCTGCGGGTGGTGGATGACCGGGTGCGGGTGCTGCTGCTCGACCAGTCGCCGCGGTGGGAGTTTCGATATCTCCAGGCGCTGTTGCTGCGGGACCGTCGGGTGACGCTGAAGTGTGTGTTGTTTGACGGGGACCCGGCGATTGCGAGGGGACCGGACACCCCGTACCTCGACGGGTTTCCGAGCCGGCGCGAGGAGTTGTTCGAATACGACCTGGTAGTCTTCGGGGATGTCGATCCGAGGAACTTCACGGCATCGCAGTTGGAGATGGTGGCGGAGTTCGTGTCCCGCACGGGCGGGGGATTCCTGATGGTGGCCGGGCGGCGGTTCAGTCCGTGGTCCTACCGGGACACCCCGATCGAGCGGTTGCTGCCGGTGGAGTTTGACCGGCCGCTGGTGGACCACGCGGGGACGGCGTTGCATGAGCGGCCGGTGATGTTGGGGATGACGGCGGCGGGTCGGGCGAGCCGGTTCTTCCGGGTGAGCGAGGACGAGGAGGAGAACGAGCGGCGGTGGGCGGCGCTGCCCTCATGGTACTGGGTGGCGCCGGTGGGGAGGGCCAAGCCGGCAGCGGAGGTCCTGTTGATCGACGAGGGACGGTCGGGTCCGGGCGCGCCGGCCCCGGTGGTGGCTCGGCAGCAGTATGGGGTGGGGCAGACGATGTTCATCGGGACGGACAACGTGTGGCGGTGGCGTCGGAACGAGGGGGAGGCGTTCTATACGGCCTTCTGGGGGCGGGTGGTGCAGAGGATGTCGATTCAGCATCTGGTGAGCGGGAGCCGGCGCACGCAACTGGCGCTGGACCGGGCGGCGGTGACGCCGGGGGAGAGGGTGGGGGTGACGGCGCGGATGTATTCGAGCGCGTTCGAGCCGCTGACCGAGGATTCGGTGGTGGCGCGGATCGAGCGGGATGGGGAGGACGTCCGGCTGATTTCGGAACTGGTGCTCAGGGCGGTGCCGGATCAGGCGGGGCTTTACCAGGCGGATCTGGTGGCGCCGGGGCCAGGGCGGTACCGGCTCCGGTTGGGGGACGAGGCTCCGGCGGCGGTGGATTTCACGGTGGACGAGCGGCGGATCGAGGCGGGAGAGACGGCGTTGCAGGAGGGATTGCTGCGGGAGCTGGCGGAGATGACCGGGGGGGGGTTCTTCCGGGAGGAGGATCTGCACCGGTTGCCCGATGTGGTGGAGAGCGGGGCGGACCGGGTGCGGTCGCGCCGGGGCGTGGATCTCTGGTCATCGCCGTTGTACTACCTGGCGATCCTGGGGTTGCTGGCCGTGGAGTGGGTGTTGCGGAAGTGGTGGCAGCTCAAGTGA
- a CDS encoding sugar phosphate isomerase/epimerase — MAPVPFAICNEIYRDWSLADACAHAAKVGYDAIELAPFTLAPRITDLSATERGRIRETVERAGLEVAGLHWLLAQTEGFHVTHPDAGVRAQTAAYLRALVVAGGEMGGRVLVFGSPKQRSLMPGVSPEQAWGWATEVFRDAVREGEDRGVTLCMEPLAPSETDFINTAAEARRFAAQFGSPAMKIILDVKAMSSEATPLEQIVRESAGVFAHFHANDPNLKGPGFGEVDFRPIASVLREVGYGGYVSVEVFRFEEGAEAIAAQSRENLRAAFGE, encoded by the coding sequence ATGGCGCCAGTGCCATTTGCCATCTGCAACGAGATCTATCGGGATTGGTCCCTGGCCGACGCGTGCGCGCATGCGGCGAAGGTGGGGTATGACGCGATCGAACTGGCGCCGTTTACGCTGGCTCCGCGGATCACGGATTTGTCGGCGACGGAGCGGGGAAGGATTCGGGAGACGGTGGAGCGGGCGGGTCTGGAGGTGGCGGGACTGCACTGGTTGCTGGCGCAGACGGAGGGGTTTCATGTGACCCATCCGGACGCGGGGGTGCGGGCGCAGACGGCGGCGTACCTGCGGGCGCTGGTGGTGGCGGGCGGGGAGATGGGGGGGCGGGTGCTGGTGTTCGGGTCGCCGAAGCAGCGGAGTCTGATGCCGGGCGTGAGCCCTGAGCAGGCGTGGGGATGGGCGACGGAGGTGTTTCGGGATGCGGTGCGGGAGGGGGAAGATCGCGGGGTGACGCTTTGCATGGAGCCGCTGGCACCGTCGGAGACGGATTTCATCAACACGGCGGCGGAGGCGCGGCGGTTCGCGGCGCAGTTTGGGAGTCCGGCGATGAAGATCATCCTGGACGTGAAGGCGATGAGTTCGGAGGCGACGCCGCTGGAACAGATTGTGCGGGAGTCGGCGGGGGTCTTCGCGCATTTCCACGCGAACGATCCGAATCTGAAGGGGCCGGGGTTCGGGGAGGTGGATTTCAGGCCGATTGCCTCGGTGCTGAGGGAGGTGGGCTACGGGGGTTATGTGTCGGTGGAGGTGTTCCGCTTCGAGGAGGGGGCGGAGGCGATCGCGGCGCAGAGCCGGGAGAATCTGCGGGCGGCCTTTGGGGAGTGA
- a CDS encoding 1-acyl-sn-glycerol-3-phosphate acyltransferase translates to MRHPIRVLRRLGAFLWITTGAVMGQRKERRRVEGRDEPARRAAWMHGTSRRVLPAMGMRMEHAGRVPGRGLVVCNHLGYLDIPVLAATGPMVFVSKAEVRYWPGLGTLARCGGTLFLKREARGQVAAIGRAIEPMVEAGTVVTLFPEGTSTGGDRVLAFGSSLLEPAAARGWPVTPAWISYEVDEGTVAEDVAYWRDMTFVPHFLNLLARGRVVGRVRYGEPLVGAGDRKALSRGLHEAVCRLREEGWGGVGAVAGGSGAAL, encoded by the coding sequence ATGCGTCATCCGATTCGGGTCCTTCGGCGGTTGGGGGCGTTCCTATGGATTACGACGGGTGCGGTGATGGGGCAAAGGAAGGAGCGGCGTCGCGTGGAGGGGAGGGACGAACCGGCGCGGCGCGCTGCCTGGATGCACGGGACCAGCCGGCGGGTGTTGCCGGCGATGGGGATGCGGATGGAGCATGCGGGTCGGGTGCCGGGGCGGGGGTTGGTGGTCTGCAATCATCTGGGCTACCTGGACATTCCGGTGCTGGCGGCGACGGGGCCGATGGTGTTTGTGTCGAAGGCGGAGGTGCGGTATTGGCCCGGGCTGGGGACGCTGGCGCGCTGCGGGGGAACGTTGTTTCTGAAGCGGGAGGCGCGGGGGCAGGTGGCGGCGATTGGCCGGGCGATCGAGCCGATGGTGGAGGCGGGCACGGTGGTGACGTTGTTTCCGGAGGGGACGAGCACGGGGGGGGACCGGGTGCTGGCGTTCGGGTCATCGCTGCTGGAACCGGCGGCGGCGCGGGGGTGGCCGGTGACGCCGGCGTGGATTTCGTACGAAGTGGATGAGGGGACCGTGGCGGAGGATGTCGCGTACTGGCGGGACATGACGTTTGTGCCGCACTTTTTGAACCTGCTGGCACGGGGGCGGGTGGTGGGGCGGGTGCGATACGGGGAACCGCTGGTGGGGGCTGGGGACCGGAAGGCATTGAGCCGGGGATTGCACGAGGCGGTTTGCCGGCTGCGGGAGGAGGGTTGGGGCGGGGTGGGGGCGGTTGCGGGCGGGAGCGGCGCCGCGCTCTAA
- the dnaG gene encoding DNA primase, which yields MAMIPDHVREQIRAANDIVEVIGAYVPLRRSGTNYVALCPFHKEKTPSFHVSPGRQAFHCFGCHKGGDVFRFLQEHEGLTYVEAARRLAERSGIRIEFDESPGQRDAQRLRDRLLDLHEQITQRWQQALGNDAAGEPAREYLAQRGVTAESIRLFRLGYAPDAWDDTLRWARSRNWDTPLLEQGGLVLPRDPNDPSRGHYDRFRGRLVFPIADEQGRIIGFSARTLKPEEKTAKYINSPETPIFSKSRVLYGLDKSKRAILDAGSVILCEGQLDLIACFAAGVRHVVAPQGTALTGEHLRVLRRYAKEIILCFDSDAAGQKAIARALDELLASGLTLRVIAIPAPHDPDSYIKAHGPEAFRQLAANARDFFEFYLDHLTTRHDVRTDRGRLGLLEAMATALRKAGNEVLLDRYAQRTAMVLAASGGVPLSPDAVRAEFHRRLRRPERPAPTPREPDPDPDASSRSEPDADPRQGIPDEEFLLLKMALTMDVVVGWLGLHVDPEWILHPQVRRIFAALIESHASGNWAGAHAFLDGLDDEPCRRLGIVALVRPLSENLDGTRFARKDITFDPDRHPQDLALSLRNRWIDREIARLTLTVARPDLDDSNRLAGMQRLQELRRSRREPLVARI from the coding sequence ATGGCGATGATCCCAGACCATGTCCGTGAACAGATCCGCGCCGCCAATGACATCGTGGAGGTTATCGGCGCGTACGTGCCCCTCCGCCGATCGGGCACCAATTACGTCGCCCTCTGCCCCTTCCACAAGGAGAAGACCCCCAGCTTCCACGTCAGCCCCGGCCGCCAGGCCTTCCACTGCTTCGGCTGCCACAAGGGCGGCGATGTCTTCCGATTCCTCCAGGAACACGAGGGCCTTACCTACGTCGAGGCCGCCCGGCGCCTCGCCGAACGCTCCGGCATCCGCATCGAGTTCGACGAGTCCCCCGGCCAGCGCGATGCGCAACGCCTCCGCGACCGGCTTCTCGATCTCCATGAGCAGATCACCCAGCGCTGGCAGCAGGCCCTCGGCAACGATGCCGCCGGTGAACCCGCCCGCGAATACCTCGCCCAACGCGGCGTCACTGCGGAATCCATACGCCTCTTCCGCCTCGGTTATGCCCCCGACGCCTGGGACGACACCCTCCGCTGGGCCCGGTCCAGGAACTGGGATACCCCCCTGCTCGAACAGGGCGGCCTCGTCCTGCCCCGCGACCCCAACGACCCGTCCCGCGGCCATTACGATCGCTTCCGCGGACGCCTCGTCTTTCCCATCGCCGACGAACAGGGTCGCATCATCGGCTTCAGCGCCCGCACCCTGAAACCCGAGGAAAAGACCGCCAAGTACATCAACTCCCCCGAAACCCCGATCTTTTCCAAGAGCCGCGTCCTCTACGGCCTCGACAAATCCAAACGCGCCATCCTCGACGCCGGCTCGGTCATCCTCTGCGAAGGCCAGCTCGATCTCATCGCCTGCTTCGCCGCCGGCGTCCGCCATGTCGTCGCCCCCCAGGGAACCGCACTGACCGGAGAGCACCTCCGCGTCCTCCGCCGCTACGCCAAGGAAATCATCCTCTGCTTCGATTCCGATGCCGCCGGACAAAAGGCCATCGCCCGTGCCCTCGATGAACTGCTCGCCAGCGGCCTCACCCTCCGCGTCATCGCCATCCCCGCCCCCCACGATCCCGACAGCTACATCAAGGCCCACGGCCCCGAGGCCTTCCGCCAGCTCGCCGCCAACGCCCGCGATTTCTTCGAGTTCTACCTCGATCACCTGACCACCCGGCACGACGTCCGCACCGACCGCGGACGCCTTGGCCTCCTCGAAGCCATGGCCACCGCGCTTCGCAAGGCCGGCAACGAGGTCCTCCTCGATCGCTACGCCCAACGAACCGCCATGGTCCTCGCCGCTTCCGGTGGCGTCCCGCTGTCCCCCGATGCCGTCCGTGCCGAATTCCATCGCCGCCTGCGCCGCCCCGAACGCCCCGCCCCCACCCCTCGCGAACCCGATCCCGACCCCGACGCTTCTTCCCGGTCAGAACCCGACGCCGACCCGCGTCAGGGCATCCCCGACGAGGAGTTTCTCCTCCTCAAAATGGCCCTCACCATGGATGTCGTCGTCGGCTGGCTCGGCCTCCACGTCGATCCCGAATGGATCCTCCACCCCCAGGTCCGAAGAATCTTCGCCGCCCTGATCGAGTCCCATGCCTCCGGCAACTGGGCCGGCGCCCATGCCTTCCTCGATGGTCTCGACGACGAACCCTGCCGCCGCCTCGGCATCGTCGCCCTGGTCCGCCCCCTCAGCGAAAACCTCGATGGCACCCGCTTCGCCCGGAAGGACATCACCTTCGACCCGGACCGCCACCCGCAGGACCTCGCCCTCAGCCTCCGAAACAGGTGGATCGACCGCGAAATCGCCCGCCTGACCCTCACCGTGGCCCGCCCCGACCTCGATGATTCCAACCGCCTCGCCGGCATGCAGCGTCTCCAGGAACTCCGCCGCTCCCGCCGCGAACCCCTCGTCGCCCGCATCTGA
- a CDS encoding dihydroorotate dehydrogenase-like protein, with protein sequence MDLATRYLGLRLKSPLVPSASPLSEDLDNIKRLEDAGAAAIVLYSIFEEQIRLERHELHHHLTQGTESYPEALSYFPDPAELFIGAEDYLRHIQRAKAATVIPIIASLNGSTLGGWTDFARQIQQAGADAIELNLYHIPTRPDQPGADIERQYVEVLRAVKAAVQIPVAVKVSPFFTNFAHMAAQFDAAGAAGLVLFNRFYQPDIELESLEVVPHVMYSTPMAMRLPMRWIAILYERVGADLAATSGIHRGTDALKMLMAGASVAMLCSALLRHGIKHLRVIEQEMREWMNEHEYSSVEQLKGSLSQKYCADPSAFERAQYLRAVGVRTLRQL encoded by the coding sequence ATGGACCTCGCCACGCGCTACCTCGGGCTCCGCCTCAAATCCCCCCTCGTCCCCAGTGCCTCCCCGCTCTCCGAGGACCTCGACAACATCAAGCGCCTCGAGGACGCCGGCGCCGCCGCCATCGTCCTCTACTCCATCTTCGAGGAACAGATCCGCCTCGAACGCCACGAACTCCATCATCACCTCACCCAGGGCACCGAAAGCTACCCCGAGGCCCTCAGCTACTTCCCCGATCCCGCCGAACTCTTCATCGGCGCCGAGGACTACCTCCGCCACATCCAGCGCGCCAAGGCCGCCACCGTCATCCCCATCATCGCCAGCCTCAACGGCTCCACCCTCGGCGGCTGGACCGACTTCGCCCGCCAGATCCAGCAGGCCGGCGCCGATGCCATCGAACTCAACCTCTACCACATCCCCACCCGACCCGATCAGCCCGGCGCCGATATCGAACGCCAGTACGTCGAGGTCCTCCGCGCCGTCAAAGCCGCCGTCCAGATCCCCGTCGCCGTCAAAGTCAGCCCCTTCTTCACCAACTTCGCCCACATGGCCGCCCAGTTCGATGCCGCCGGCGCCGCCGGCCTCGTCCTCTTCAACCGCTTCTACCAGCCCGATATCGAACTCGAATCCCTCGAGGTGGTCCCCCACGTCATGTACTCCACCCCCATGGCCATGCGCCTCCCCATGCGCTGGATCGCCATCCTCTACGAACGCGTCGGCGCCGACCTCGCCGCCACCAGCGGCATCCACCGCGGCACCGACGCCCTCAAAATGCTCATGGCCGGCGCCAGCGTCGCCATGCTCTGCTCCGCCCTCCTCCGCCACGGCATCAAACATCTCCGCGTCATCGAACAGGAAATGCGCGAGTGGATGAACGAACACGAATACAGCTCCGTGGAACAACTCAAGGGCAGCCTCAGCCAGAAATACTGCGCCGACCCCTCCGCCTTCGAACGCGCCCAATACCTCCGCGCCGTCGGCGTCCGTACCCTCCGCCAGCTCTGA